Below is a window of Panthera leo isolate Ple1 chromosome B4, P.leo_Ple1_pat1.1, whole genome shotgun sequence DNA.
GTTTCTCCTGGTCATAAGCTGCTCTGCATGTAAAAACATCAGGCCCCGTGATGATGTAGCTATAGTGAGATATAACCTGAAATTCTTTCCTTCCACACCAAACATCAGACATCCAGAGGCAGGAGGAAATGGCCctttgggatcctttctctccacatgtTTCCCACGGAGAAATTAACACCGCCCTCTCCCACCCCTACGTAAAAACAATATTTAGAATGGAAAGTACGCTTGacataaaacaacaataacaatggcCAGAAAAGCTCATCTAAGGTCTCATCCACTCAACCTGCTTTTAATCCCAGCCTTTTCCTCCTCCGGACACATCCTCTCCGACTGCTCCCAAAAGAGagtgtttccttttctgcttttgtgtTAAATGGACATCCACTTTGCCAACCCAAATGATCCTCGATGGGACACAAACAcatcaaaaacaaaccaaccaaagcAGAATGATCCTGAGGAGGATAGAAAGGCTTGGTGTTGCCACTCTACACAGTGTCCTTACGGAGGAGCAGCAAGCAGCCACCGTTGGGTGTCACGCTAAGGGAGGTGGCGCAGAGATAGAGGCTGACTCAGGGAAATCATGTGATCAAGGGCAGCttcatctttcatcttttctcGTGCCTCGCGGGAAGTACTACGTCTTTGGTCAGATGGTGTGAGAAAGCTTTCTTCAAAGTTTACAGTTACCCAGAAAGGCACGGAGATTTCACAATCAGGAAAACATAatccaatgaaaagacagagtCATGTCTAAAGTCGAATAAAATCAAGACCGTATTATGACGTGATTGAGATTTAGGGATCTACGGTGATGTCCTTTGGTTACTTCTTTGATAGCATGGAAATGCTGCTTCAAAGGTGACCATTCTAGAGAATGCCTGGaggcagctttattttttattttgttaaaaaaatttttcttagtgtttatttatttttaagagagagaaagagagggcagggtggcagcagagagagagggagacatagaatccgaagcaggttccaggctctgtgctgacacggggttcgaactcacaaaccgtgagatcatgacctgagccaaaatcggatgcttaaccaactaagccacccagacgcccctgaagaGGCAGCTTTAGATTAAGGGCAGAACTAAGATAAGGGGTAGGAGTTGCCAAGAGCAGATTCTGATGCATTGTCAGAAGGACGTTTCTAATGGGAGGGTCTTGGCAAGTAGTGAGCTCCCTGTGACTGGAGGAGTTTAAGCACGACTTAGATAGTTCCATGGTATGGATTTGTAGCTGAGGTTCATATATTAGGGAGAAATTTTAAGGCCCCCTTCTCAGTCTAGAGATTCTGTAacttaaaaagatagaaaagttAAATCTGTGGACAAATTAGTCGTtagaaatttaagatattttctttgcattcactTATATCCTCTTaaataaaaggcaacaaacaCATATATACCCTTGTATGTTCAAATGTCAAAATTACTCAGGAAAATATTCGTATGTTTACATAAGTATTTACATAGGAATATATAACATGGAGCTTGCATATAATAATATGCTCAATACGTAGTTATAATCATGTACAAATGATTTCTCAAATTGTAAAAGACTAAAGTttgtgtatgtaaaatatatatatatataatatatatatatttatatatataaataaatgctattagGAAGGCTATATATAGCCTTCCTAATAGCATTTATTTGCTAACTGAATGGAAGTTTACTTGATACCTGTCATAGACAAGACTCTCCTTTTGGAAACTTAGAATCTTAGGGGTGAGAGAGCCAAACATTACCATAAGTAATTTTGTTACCAGGCAGATTGCCCCTAGTGGTTTTAATAAAGAGCTATGTAAGGTTATTACACAGTGGGGGAAAATGACTACTTCTGACTTATGTATCCGGGAAGCCTTCTTAGAGAAGGCAGGATTTgagcttctttgaaaaaattttgatAGGTAGTTCCTGGAGGAAGCACACTTGAAAGCAGGGCTCTTTCTTTGGAAATCAAATCCTCAGGATTCCCAGGGCCGGAGTAAGGCGTTTGGAGCCTCTTTTCCAGTGGTTGGTGGAGGGGGTGGTGAGGTGCttggaggattttgagcagaggagtgacaagGTCAGATAACGAAGTGGCATAGAAGGTACAGCAGAGAAGGAAGAGCTCAGAAGGAGGACCACCGGAGAGGCTGATGCCGTGGTCCAGGTTAGGATCTGAACTGGGCAAGGACAAGGCGAACAGAAAGTAAGGGGTGGATGAGGGATAAATAATGGAGGAAGAACCCATGACCTGACTATGGTTTTTTGAGCTATAAAATagggatgaaaggaaggagagatgggGAATTTGGCAGCTGGCCAtgatttctcccttctccccagagaAGCTTGGGTTATACAAGGCTGTCAGGAAAATGACCAAGCTGTCTTCGTGCTAGGCAGCTGATTCACATGTTCTCAGAAAGCTCTCTTGCACCATCTGGTAAAGGATGCCTCCCTGTGTCTTTGTCCGGGAGaatctcactcactctcaaatgAATGGGGGACATTTGACCTCTGTGCGACTCCCTCTCTGCTCACATAGCCTCCgacctccccaccctccacccccatttcTGATTATGTTGTACCCCCAAGCTCTGGCTAGTTCTTCAGTGATTGAAGCCCAGGATTTCCACCACTTCCTTTGCTGGAAGAGTGGGTTTGTCATTGTCCTATTCTATTGTGTGGCTCCCAGTTATTGTGACTTAGACCACCACCCTTAAAGAACTGCATCCCCCAGACTCTGGTGGTGGCAGttcaataaatacacatacactgtGGTGGGAAGAACTTATCTGACCCAAGCTTAACAACCATGGAGCCAAATTACCAACATCTAAACTCCTCTTCTGTATCTTTAGAAGTCAATTGTTCTCAAAGTCTCTGCAGTATTACGTACCCATCAGAAAAGGAAAGGTGCCCATAGGAGCCTGATTTGTTTCTCGTGGTCAGAGCATCCTAAAAATTAAGGCAAAGCAGTCTCAATAGCTATGTTCCTTtgattctttcatattttttgggAGTTGGAGGGCATAAAAGGAAGGCAAGAAACCAATAAAGATTTAAGTGGATGGAGACAACCTGGAGACGACAGTtatcccccctacccccaccccaccttagGTAGTCATTTAGAGCTCCAATTACCTTATAGAATTTGTAATTCTCAAGGTCATTTCCACTAACtgtgataattttcttttagcaAAGAACTTAATGCAAACCTAGAATGGTGAGTGTTGTGAGATTTGCATTGGGACTAGGAGCATAAAAAAGACTGCCGCTCCTATGTGGGCTGGgcaatttgagaagaaaaggggaagcATGGTCAGGAATAAAAGATGGCGGTGGTGGAAAGGGAACTGGCTGGTCTGTGTGtttgggagaaaaggagagagagctgCTGTGTGGCTCTAAGTCtcaaacttccttttcttttaatactcAACTTCTCTCTAGAGTCACAATTCATGCCTCCCATGCTTTTCTCAGTTTCCTGCTCAGCCCAATCATATCCCTGAGCACCCCTGTCTCAAGAAATCCTACTCTGCTTACAGTGATGGGTGGAGAAATATGTTTCTTGCAACTCGCATAGAACAGTCAGTGGATGTCCTAGCCTTTAAGAACACAGTGAGTGCACTAGCTCTGTTGGCTTAGGTTTAAGTACCATAAATAATGTTATGGGAGTCCCCAACAACCAACTGACAAACTTTGGGACTGCCCAATGCACCAAATGCTCTGAAGGTTAGGCATTGCACCTAGTTATTTAGAATTGCAATGCTGTTATTTTGTACTTCCTGGTTTGAGCTGCCCAGCTGTGACTAAGAGTATGCTTTCCACTGGAGAGTGCCATCCAAAGCATTTTAGAGAGGTCTGAGGCAGAAGCCAATTATTGTTTTAGTGAAACCAACTGCCAAGGAAAAAAGTTGTAACAGTCAATACTTCCAATGATATGGATATTCAGAAATAGTTTCTTTTCAGTGCTTTTGTATGAAGTGAGATACATACCCAGGTAGGGAATGAGTCTCCTTGCAAGCTGCACTGCTGGTAGAAGGTGGGCGGAAGGTTTAAGAGCACGAGAACTTCTGTTATTTATTCCCATTCTGCTCTGCTATTAGATCTCCAGACATTCACCCATTTGTAGAATGGTTGTCTATGAACACATCAAGATTTCCTCTGCCACCTCACCTCTGGGTGAGGGTTTCTGTGCTGGGGATACTCTAGTATAGGGACTGGGTTACTAGGAACAATCCAgatgagaaatttaagaagataGTTTATTCTGTTTCCAAATGTGTTACAGAGGGCCACTGAAAACAATGGAAGCCCTCCTAAGCTGACAATGGATGACACTAATAAAACCTGACGAATTGGGGGCAGTGAAAAAATGGAGaagttatatgtattatgtgCTATCTCCAGCTAAATACCCCTTACTTCTGGTTGGATACAGCAGCCAAAAGCAGAGGAAATTATGTGTTCTATACACTAAGCACTCTTGCTAATTCAAGACGTTTTGCTCCTTTCCTCAGAGGATAGATGTGGCATGATCACAGGAATGTAAGATGAAAGAGAGTCACTTCTTTGCTTGAttcccccacccactcctccGGCTTGCACAGGCAGGGAAATAATGATCAGGTGGGGCTTTGGCTTAGATCAGGAGTGAGATCCAGCCTTGGTTCTGGTGGCAGTGGctacaggtctcatttcacaagcagaccagagcacacctagttaaatcACACCACGTTCAGTCCAGGGAGCAAACAATGCTtacagcaggcaaggagagcatctgcagatgactggcctgaaggtTAAAGCAGCCAGGAAAAAACAGCAGAGCATACACAAAACACAAGGGAAGGTACCAGTCCCTGGAGAAAGGGAATACTACACGACAAGGCACTATAGGACCTCtccttcataaggccattaccttCCAGATCAGGAGAGAGATCAAGAGGCTGAGGGGTAAGTTGGGTGGGCTGAGGTGGATGTGCAGTAGGAGGAGGGTGTATGGAATGCAATAATGTTCAAGTCATCAAAATGGAGAGTGTAAGCTGAGCAGGGATGAAAGGAATCAGACTTACTTCGGAGGGTTACATAGCAACCCAAGGGGGCAGAAATTTCTACTGAATTCCCAACAGCATGCAAGGCAGGGAACTTGTGATGTTTCCTCCACCTCTTTTAAGAAGCCTCATTTGGTGTACTGTATTCTGTTCTTGGCCCCTCAATCTTTTCCCACTTTTAGGAGGAGGGTGTTTGTCAATTAGAagccaaaggaataaaaaaagcatttataGAGCCCAAGGAGGATTAAACATATGACTCGTTATGTAATAATTTGTAATCCCTTGAAGTCAGCCATTTCCTTTCCCCATGAAGGTCAAGATCAGGATCCAGGGATGGTGTGAGCTTTCTCCTTCTGATTCCTGAGGGTGTGTTCTTAGTGGTCTCCCCACTCACGGGGCAGGTATTAGGCATAATGACAGTTTCTAGGAGCCCAAAATGATCTGCACACACTGCCTTGTGATGTACATAGAAGATATCCTACTACTTGTACTTCTCATAGGGCAGCCTAGTGACTGACTGGTTATATTGGCAACAGCCACTCTCAGTTTCATAGAATAATAATAGGAATACTAATAGCCACAACCAAAGCCGCCCTATTAGCACCTGCCATGGGGCAGGCACTGGGCTAGTTTTACTTTCATGATCCAGTTTAACCCTCCTGTCTCCCTGTATAATTAACATTGCAGCCCCCACTTTATATAAGAGGAGACTGAGACTGAAAGGTCAAGTGATCTTATATGATTCTAATTCCACCTGTTTAATTCGGAAACCTCTTTTCACTGTGCATTAAAGTCAAGCAGAAAATTGAGGAGGTATGCACGAACCTgcgaaaagcaaaaataaatttgaatgtgTAGGAAGATTATTAATAGCAGGCATGAAAGCTCCAAGCTCTCCCCTGAAGCGGCAGGATAAACTTCATGATTTTTGTCATTCACAGTGAAATTGGACACATTCCTACAAAGTAGTCTGGGTTGAAGGGAAGTGTTGGGattgggaaggaaggcaggggttGTTGGAGACAGTTGGGATGCACGGAGGGGAAGCCAGTGTCTGCCTCTCATTCCTGGCCTGTAAAGAGCAAGTCTCCCTCAGTTACATTAGAACATTCTAgactttgtggggttttgtttgtttgttttagaacatTGTAGACTTTGAGTACTGACGAGGAAAGTGAGAGGAGATAAAAGGCACCTGAAGTGTTGGGACGATAGCATCAGTGCTGGCCACGAAATACCTGGGACAGCAGGAAAGTGGCTCAAGCACGCTCAAAGCTTCAATTAAATTAggtggagtgagagagagaagcaggacaaTTGCAGGATGTGCACAGCCATCCCCTCCTAGGTGGGGACATCCACATATCCACTCTGCTGTGAATAACCTCCAGCCCTTTCCTTTTGAAGTCCCTTGAGCCTATACTGCATCGTAACTATTGTGGGCATGATAAAGCACTCCCTCTGCAGCTGACATAAATCAGAATAGCCACTCCCGTGTGCATCCTGCGTATTTTCTTTATGATCAGTGGGCTCCCTTTTTCTCCTCTGCGGAGATTATGGCTGAACGCTTTTGTTATCcatacccattcttttttttttttttcccaacgttttttatttatttttgggacagagagagacagagcatgaacgggggaggagcagagagagagggagacacagaatcagaaacaggctccaggctccgagccatcagcccagagcctgacgtggggctcgaactcacggaccgcgagatcgtgacctggctgaagtcggacgcttaaccgactgcgccacccaggcgccccatccatacCCATTCTTAATGCATATTACTTCCCAGTCCTCCTAGCACGTGATTTATGCATTTGCCTGTCTTCTCCATTGGGTCCTGAAGGATTGGACTTTGTGTAAATGTCATGCACAAATAGATGGCACCTTTAGTGGTGTTTCAGCCTGCATGCTTCTAAAGCCCCAGAATCGACATCATGCATCAACAGAAATACAGCACTGTGCCCTAGACAAATAGCAGAGTCCCTCCCATGAGCCACACACAGCCCAAAGGCTCAGGTGCAGTAACACAAATCTGAAATGTTCAATCAGTAGGTGATCAGACCATTAAACTGTAATTAGGTTGTTATAATTATTGAATACCAAACAACATTATAATAACAGAAGTTGTGGCTCTCACATTTTATAGCTCACCCGGGATCAAATTAGTGGCCTATTCAGTCTCTGGGCATAGTAATAGCTGCTGTTCTGTAGAAGGAATCCACTTCTATTAATATCACTGGCTGAGCAGTTTGATAGAGGCACGGACCCTTCCTCAgtggaaaatggaaatttatatGACATCGTTGCACAGAGACCTGGAAATTACAACTGTGAAAAGgccttttaaaaatccaagttttACTTTTTGGTGCTTACACCACAAACGAGATAAAACACCAACGGTGATAAAatgtgggcttttcttttttgaaacagGCTGTATTAGAGAGAGGAGTATATAAATCCTTGAGAAGCGGAATTATGTTTCTATTGAGGTGTATGTAAGCAGACGAATAGGCACTTAGGAAACTAGGTTAATAagatgtttctaggaatttataatGAAATTGTGATGGTTTTTATTGCAGCTCCTCCTGACTTTAGCAGATAGTCCACGCATGTGGGAAAGCTGAATCATCTTACTGAAACTGACAGtaaccttttttcccctcctttgccTTCTGtcttttcagaattctcttcGCTCTTGAAGCATCAAAAAGCCAAGATGCTGGTATTACTAGCTGGTATCTTTGTGGTCCACATCGCCACTGTCATCATGTTGTTTGTCTCCACCATTGCCAATGTGAGTAacgttctttttttcattcattcacccagaAGTTATTTGGATACTTATATAAAGCGCTATAAAAGAAGTTTGAGCCACAACCCCTGCCCCTTGTGAATATACAGTTTAGTTGTGGAAAACAATAAACACACACGCGCACTTCCAACGATTAAACAGCGGGGGGATAAAAGCCAGTGTCAACAGCCAGGGCTCTAGGTGTCTAGGGGCTGGAGAAGACAATGAGACTTCTTCAGGCTCTAGCAGAATCTTCTCCGGAGGTGGAGCTTGGAGGATGGGCAGATGGGCGGGGTCTCTTGGCAGGAGATGAATCGAGGAAGGAGTAGCGACGCGTTCCAGGCAGGAGCGCTAGCCAGCCGAGGTGCCTGCCTCCTTGAGGGAGAACCTTTGTTCAGGGCGGAATGAGGACAGCCATGTATGCAGCAGGAGCAGAACTTCTCTTCCGTCTGGGAACCTTGATTAGAAGGATagatgggagagagaggatgagaagcTGTGGTTGCCAGACTGATACATTCAAATTCTGAGCTGAGAGTAGCACGTGAAAGTGGCATTTTGCGTGATTAACCTGGCTCCACGGAATTAACTCacttaaacaaaacaacataaaaatatggaGGTAGCAGGAGCCTTTTCTCTCCGAAGCTTGGGCTACTCTGACCTCTAGTGGTAGTCGATAGCAtcacatttgcttttgttgcGCTTTTCTCAGAAAGAGACAAGACAGCTCCTCGCACACAAAAATCAAGGCCACCCGTCACTAGATGGGCCAACGGTGGTTCCAGAATCTCTTTAGGTCCATGTTACAGTTAAAGAACAAATGGGCTTTAAAGTTCAGATAGAAGAGTTTGCTAacattggggggcgggggtgtgtgaTCATAAGCAGGGCTAATTTAAGTACAACTCTGATAAGACAGAATCCCCATCCATGAGGCCTTCTCCAGACTGTAGGTTGGCCATTCTATACACCAGCCCCTAAGTCTCTGAGAATAACGACAAGCCCAGTGAACGACTTCAAACCGCAGAAGTGGAGGCCAAGAGTGCTGAATGCCTGAATTATCAGCTCCTAATACAGGGCTTGGCACCTAGCTGCTTCTTGAATCAAGAGCAGGTGATCACACATTCTTGGACGTGCCCTTCCAGCAATGCTCATTCTAACAGGTGCTGTGTGTGGGCAAGTGGATGCTTGTTTTTCAGAAGAAGAATGGTTTTTCTTGGTCCAGGTGGGAAGGGACACCGGCACCACAGTGAGCCTTGGGGAATACGTTTTGGTCACTCTTCTACTTTTAGGGGCCTCGACAGTCTTCTGTTTAGATGAAAGTGGCTTCTTGACACGCAGCCCCAGAGAAGCTGTGTGATTTGTCTTTAGCCACACACTCTTCCATCTTTCCTCTTGGGACCTTTGTGACTTCGGTTTGAGTCACATCTCATTTCCACCAAGGGTTGGGGGTGCTGAGCCGTATTTGTGGCTCAGTACTGTGTATTGCTTAAGATTCGATCCCGGCCCAAATctgatttgttatttctttttcttttaaagcagagGGTGTTTTTCAACcactgtttgtttccttttggtttcaGGTCTGGGTGGTTTCAGATGATACAAAAACATCGGTAGGCCTTTGGAAAAACTGTACGGGTGGCAACTGTGATGGAGCCCTGTCGTATGCCGATGAAGGTATGTATTCAAGGTCTGTGCTTGGTCCTGAGGGTTGGCGTGATCAGAGAAAAGTCCAGCCCATCCGGGACGAGTCAGTCTAATACCCTTGTTCTCCTCCTCCTGTGTCCACAGATGCCCTCAAGGCCGTGCAGGCTTTCATGATCCTCTCCATCATCTTCTCCGTCATCTCTCTCGTGGTCTTCGTGTTCCAGCTCTTCACCATGGAGAAGGGAAACCGCTTCTTCCTCTCGGGGGCCACTATGCTGGTGTGCTGTGAGTATCGCAGTGGTGGGCTCCCATTCGTGCAGGAAATGCTTTTATGTGGGTCTTACCGAGGGTGCTCCCGGCAACTCGGACAGACAAGCACATGGCTCAGTGAAGTCACTTTGGACAGCTTTGTCCCCTGgttgtttgttctctttttgaGAACCCCTGATCGCTGCTTGGAATGAGTGCTG
It encodes the following:
- the EMP1 gene encoding epithelial membrane protein 1, producing the protein MLVLLAGIFVVHIATVIMLFVSTIANVWVVSDDTKTSVGLWKNCTGGNCDGALSYADEDALKAVQAFMILSIIFSVISLVVFVFQLFTMEKGNRFFLSGATMLVCWLCIMVGVSIYTHHYASGYGNLYMKSHHGYSFILTWICFCFSFIIGILYLVLRKK